A region of the Cottoperca gobio unplaced genomic scaffold, fCotGob3.1 fCotGob3_396arrow_ctg1, whole genome shotgun sequence genome:
ctcttacttcactcacctcctctgcaccccccCTCTTTTACTACATCACTCACCTCCTTTAAACCTTCTACTCTTATctcacccacctcctctgcaccactcACTTCTTCCACACCACCCATCTCCTCTAAACCACctacctcctctacctcttctcctcccataccacctgacaccccctgtacttcctctccctgtttttttttgttttttttccccatttttttccaccacaccaagtgaattaacaccacctatcccgtgtacaaagctggacacagcagctgcgcgtcctgacgcggcgcgtggagcggccaacggccgccccagcggagagccctcctccgaagccgcggcctctcccggcgaagagccccccgccgggggagcggcagccgctcctccaagaccaggcggagctggatccccgcgcttcggacaggcttctcgcggtgtgtccctcctccccgcaaccaaaacatttcataaccgatgaagttgtaaataacacgtattcataatcatctactttaacgtggaagcggaggttgagctccgcatctcggttattcagtatcatatagagctgtcttcggtgagacactacgtgcttcagcaactgagacttacatccagacagaatcctttttaccggggaaacaactttcccgtgtctggatagttctctgctgagaaactcattggttatgaacggagggacatttgatattataactttggttgcgggcagagtgagtggcatcacctgcacaaacactccgctcaccgtaatacctgtctcgatgacgcggtgcacccgctccacctggtccaggaagatgacaactgccccgttcatccgtgccagagacttcacactgccatgtccgaccttgtctcccacagctaacccgatctcctcaacgctacacgggaagccggctgatattttgatcccgtgctttctcgttagcttggtatagtctccattttCCATGACGTCAGAtgccggccggcagaacaccggcaggagaaaaacacccaagagcaccccgactatccacccaaacgcaccaaaaagtaaactaaatcaagctgtcaccaatgaactaagttaaatcaaaacccattattaaataaagaaagaaaaagaaagtatcgaaatagcacctgctcagcgtctcactcacacaaccaaactcccagcatgcaccgagagagagagagagagagagacaccttTATGTAACTACTGCTGTACTGACGTGCCGTCTCTCTCCACCAGGCCCCCGCTGGGACGTCGACGCAGCGAAAGATTTCTTCGTCACGATGTTCAGTGCTCTCAGTCCGCACATCATCGTCTACTCTCACTTCATTTGcgccacagacacaaacaacaccaagTTCTTCTTCAGAGAGCTGAACGATCAGATCCTCCGCAGGAACATGGAATGTCCCAGCTTGTGGTAATTCAATCTGCTCTGCAGGGATTCATTAAGATGGACATTATGATCCACGACAGGAAATGGAGGCAATGGAGACGCGAGTTTTCCTCAGCAGCACGTCACACCACGCATCACGAGCATCAGCAGCACGAGACGCCTCCCTGTGTACCGTCTTTGCTGTTCTTCACATTTCAATGAAATCACGTCAAATATAAACGTGTCgaataaaactaaacaaaatgtcCTTTCGGAGTTCATGTTAACTCTTTCAGCGAGGctcttgtgattgacagctggctACCACGTGTTTTGGTCTCGTCCGTGTTTTCGTATTACAACTTtaaccaagatggcgacaacCAAAAACGCCAAACTGAAGGCTTTAAGACCACAAGCCGCCGGGTGACTTCACGGTCACTAAGTTCTAGTGCAGTCTCACTTGAGTTCTCTGAAGCTGGAGCTCTTGGTTGGTTTTCGGGGGTCACAGTTTAATGGATGATTGAAGGACATCCTGTCGACCCAGAGGTTGCTCACTTTAAAGGACGTGGAGGTCAGTGCGTCCACCTGCTGCTCAATGACTCAGGTTTTATTAATGTTCCACTGTCACGTGAGATCTTAATAAAGTTCGGTTTTGAATGAGCTTCTGTACAGAGCAGCTCATCAGATTCAGAGTCTTTGGAGGGTTACCAGCAGGGAGCGCGACAGACGCTATCGAAtgatgcatgatgggaaatgtaggctCATGCGTTTTTTTGGATCTTCACCTACAGAGCTCTCAAACTgcactttcaaaacaaaagttaaagaTGTGCACATTCCCTTCCTGTACAGCTCTTTATACcgtattatatgtataaagaGGATGTACAAGTGAATTATTAAGAGTTTAGGGACATTCTGTATCAACGCAATTCTAAAATGTGCCTCATCTGTAACTTTGCAGAGGCGTCGAGACAAATCAAAACATTCACAACTCGAATTAAAAAGTCAATTAATTTCCTGAACCTACGAACTCTTAAAGATGCAGTTTGTTTGATCCGGCATCGTCCAATCACGTTGCAGGAAAGAACAAAGAACTGACGTTACGCAGAGCGAGCTGGAAACATTTAACAGATCGATTCGTTGGCATAAAACAAACTGTGGTGGTCGACGAAAGAACCATTTAAAACATGGCTGAAGATCCATTATGACCGAAACGCAACGTTTCAGACCGGGACTTGTTCCGCCCTCGAGGTTAAAGGTTTTATATTCAACATGAAGTGAGaactggaggagctgcagctccACCGTCAGACACATGAACGTTATTTAAaatacctttattttaccatgCTACGTGCACGTTAGTGCAAACACTCAAGTACACTGAACGTACTGTAAGACATTATAATGTCCCTGAACAGAGTGCAAACGCTTCATCTCCATTTAATTATACAACAAGTTTCTAACACACAAAAGTTTCAATTCACAAAgcagaaataatataatacgAGTAAACATGAAGTGATCAtcagttcttcttctctggttcacacacacacacacaatataatataatacgaGTAAACATGAAGTGATCAtcagttcttcttctctggcacacacacacacacacacacacacacacacacacacacacacacacacacacacacacctttctctctgcaggtctCATGTGGATGAAACGATCCCGTCgctgatgtttcacacgtctcctttgtttttgttaacaatccttcagtttcagtttcttcCAATTCCTTAAAGAGTTCATCTTCAGTCAGACTCACGTTCTGCATCCACCCTGAAGACCTCCCGCCTGCTGCTCCACTGGGCTGGACGTGCTGCAGGTTTGAAGACCCTGCGCTCCTAGTCACCTCTGAGCAGCTCCACGGGGGGCGAGGTTATACTTCAGAAGCTAAAAACGGGACAGACGTGATTAATACATCAACTAAACATCACTTTACTTTCATTTACACAAGAAGCAACAAAACCTTTAGTTTCTTTCTGACTTACATCTTGAGATTTGTGTTTGAGTAAACATCCGACCCCCCCGACCAGGACCAGTAAGGAGATAACCAGAGCCGGGATCCAAATGTTCAGATCAAGTCCACCTGATGTGAAACAGAAACGCTTCAGTAAGTGGAAGACAGAGCGACTAAAAGCAATAACGCTGAAAGTCTTCATTTCCAAACTCGTGTCTCCGGCGCGGCAGTTCTCACCTTCAGCGTCCGGCTCCTTCTTTGGGTCGGGATGTTCCAGAGTTCTGGGAAGCAGCGGCGTCTCCGTCGTCCACGTTTCAACAGAGGTTGGTACTGAAAGAAATCAGATGTATACAAAgtcaaattcaagcactttcaaggcaACTCAAGCCAAAACATCCAGACTGTTGACGCTGATGTCATCACatctatcatcatcatcatcttcatcatcatcttcatcacagctCATGTGTTACTACACATTCAGCTCACAGAATCCCTTTGGACCAGCAGCACTCGTGTGTTTCGTCACTTGATGTGAAACAATGAACCGAACATCTGGACAGCTGCTCACCAACAACAAGTCGTACAGTCGCCTGCCTCACTCGGCTCCTTAACTTCGGGATGAAACATCTGTACCTCCCTCCGTCTGCGAGCGTCACGTTCTTGATCTCCAGCGAAATGTTTCCGTTTGTCAGTTCTTGTGTGAACAGCGACGTCCTCCCGCTGTACGACTGGATCTTCATGGTGCGGTCTTCTTCTCGTTTCCTGTAGATGTGCACGTACTTGACCCCCCTCAGCCGATCTGAGGGGTCCGGCTTGAGGTCGGGCAAAGACCACTCCACCGTCAGCCGCTGCACGTTGAACGTGGGCTGCAGGTGGCACGGCAGGATGACGTCGTCGCCCACAGCAGCGATGATTGGCCGAGGTGCTCCAATCACTCGAGGCGCTGGAACACGACATTTAAACGTGAAGTGTTGGAAGTTAGAAACTCTTTTAATGATTCTTTTTCGTTATCTATTCAATCTGACGGGTTTGTTTCTCTCAATTCATCGTCTGGTCAATAAAATGTCGATCTCAGTTTCTCCAGATGAAACCAACAATGTTCCCTTTAACAATATAAATGACTTCAATGATCTctaaagaataataaaacagctgtttccatcactgctttACAAGATAAGGCCGATAAGTTCCTGAAGGCGAACGACCAACACTTAATATCTTCAGGTTATTCTCACATACAACTCACAAAACAATATGAATGGATTTAAAAGTTAAGAGTATTCTCTTAGTTTCTTTTGAATAAAGAAATCCCATCAGTCAGGAAACAAAGTCACGAACTGGTTTCCCCTCAGAGATAAAGAGTGGCATCATGTAAACACATCAAGCTTCTGAAAACAAGTCATATTGTGTAGTTATGATGAAGATGGGATAGAAGAGTCATGTATAACTTTATCACGTGTTGGCGACATGTGATAAAGTTATCTGTGATGTTTATCAACTGTCACGTGAGAGTCACTTATTGAATCATATCTTTGTATTAAGGTGAGCTCATCACTTTCTCCTTTCACAgaactttatttctttatgtgcATTAAATGTGTGCTGCTGTAATTGGTCAGTTGTGTGATTGCAGTTCTGACAGGTGTGTTACCTGTTCACTAATGTTGGCCAAATATAAACGTAAATCTCTTCACGGTTATTTCTCCTCCTGAAGTTACAAAGCAGCTGtaaagtatgtatgtgtgtatatatatataaagtatataaagtatatagtGGCTGACTTTAGTTCACGGACAGTAAACGGGTCCAGTCTCCACTGATCTCTGCAGTTATGATGAATGAAAGGAAGGAAAGTCTTGATGTTACCTTCATCCTCCGTCCGGGCTGTCACACAGAAAGGTATTCTGAAGGTCCAGAGAACTAAAGGAAGGACAAACTCCACAACTCCGAAGTGCCTCATAAAAAGATCCggtagagacagagagctgGTGTCTGTCGTGATGTCCTCCACGAGCTCTGACTGAAGGAATGGCTGTTACGCTGTTTCTTATAGCGACGCTCCCTACGTCATTACGTTGACGTCGTACGTGGAACATTCCATTACGTTTCTCTTAGCAACAAAACAACGTTATTATCTTCCTTATTGAATAAACGCAACAGAAATCAAAACCAGAATCCATTAATCTTTTGTTTTCCATGAAGCTGTCctgaaaacatatatttttacatgAGTCGGCAGTATTTTAATTGGCCGCTCCTAAAAAGTGATGATTCATGATTAATCACCATCTTGAAACACCTTTTAATTAATCTGCCCGTTTGAATAAAGTATATATTCTTTGTTTAAACAGGTAAATCAAGGGATCTGAATCCAGTTTTAAGTTGCTTAAACATATCATTTGTAGAAACTCTGGGGAACCCAACACACCAACTGGAAATAACACAGAATGTGAAATGTTACTAAAAAGGTAAATGATCTGTTGTGACCAACAATATAAAATCCTTAAAGATAATTAATAAACAACAATGTAAATcagaaaaaaagcaacaaatcctcacagagaaataaaagagaacGCTGACAGCATTATTCTTTCATCAATAAATGATAATTAATGATAGATACGTGTGTGGGACATCAAGCACCCTGTTAGAAAGTACTTCAACATTCATAGACATGAATCATGAGTCTCTCTTTACATTTTGCACACTTCATCCTCAACAGATGAAGACCAACACAAACAGTGGGGTCACAAGAAGTGGAGCAGGAAGCTGTGGCATCATCCTTTACTGGAGGTGTGATGCAGCCcccagtcagacagtcagtcagacatcAGCATGGCGATGATGACGACCCTCTGCGCTGTCGCCGGTGAGTACTGAATCCACGCTCTGATTGAGCTCCAAGTTAACTTTGATTCTGTTGTTACACAAAAGACGTTCTGTTGAATCTTCTCTGCGGTCAGATTCAAAGATAGAGAATAGCACGAACATAATATTCAAGTAATCTCCAGAAAGGATGTTTTGCACCTCAGGAAACGACGACTCGTACTGATCACACACATCTTCATCAAGAAGCTCCTTGACACATGATATATGTTGACCTTGTTTCTGACAGTATGCATATCGTATGGTTTCTATATGTTGCACAACAATGTCCTGTTTTATCTTCTCTTAATGTTGTATGAAGCACAGGAAACCTTTTTGCACTAATAAGTAAATAATACGTTTTATGGTGCAGTAAAGGGTACACACATTAGGGAACCAGCTGCAACACGATGCAACACAGTCTGTGCACAAACCATCTGTAAGAGTCCGCGTTGGTGACTTTCTCTTGTTGTGGTTTCCCGCTGACAGCAGCTCCTTTTACATGTTGGACTGTGGGCGACATGAGAAGCTTTGGTTGCTTCTTCTTTGGTTCTTTCATTTCGCCCGTTGCAGTGATGAGAGGTTTATTTCGGGTCACAAATGACACTTTACTTATTGTTCAGAATAACATGCGCAGTGAAACGAGGAAGCaggagaaggtgaagaaggTGTCGAGCTTGTTCAGGCATGTTTTACTGCTGGTTCTTCTGGTCTCAACCTGCCTTCATCTCTGTTCTGTTGCAGCCGCTCTGAGAGTCCTTCCCAACACATCCCAGTTCTTTCAGTACGAGTCCGTCTCTCTGAGCTGTGAGGGAATGTCTTCTGAGTGGAGAGTGAAGAGGAACACATCTGCACACGTAAAGGAAGACTGTTTGAAACCCTGGGAGAGAGTGAATGAATCCCAATGCGTCATCGACGACCTTTACCCATCAGACACTGGGGCGTACTGGTGTGAGTCTGCAGCAGGAGAGTGCAGAGACGCCGTCCACATCACTGTGACCGGTgagtttaacaaaacaaaagtgaagtAACTTAAAGCTGCATCCTCAGGGAGTCAAAGGCTTCATCGTCATGTGCGCTACAGCTACAGGGCAGTACAATCTTCAGTCCTCCAGCAaagaaacatacagtaaacttaagacatgaaaaataagtaaaatagtGCAGGAGATATAACCgtgctctgtaacatccagcaggaggagactcctctgtaacatccagcaggaggagactcctctgtaacatccagcaggaggagactcctctgtaacatccagcaggaggagactcctctgtaacatccagcaggaggagactcctctgtaacatccagcaggaggagactcctctgtaacatccagcaggaggagactcctctgtaacatccagcaggaggagactcctctgtaacatccagcagcaggagactcctctgtgacatccagcagcaggagactcctctgtaacatccagcaggagactcctctgtaacatccagcaggaggagactcctctgtgacatccagcagcaggagactcctctgtaacatccagcaggagactcctctgtaacatccagcaggaggagactcctctgtaacatccagcagcaggagactcctctgtaacatccagcaggagactcctctgtaacatccagcagcaggagactcctctgtaacatccagcaggaggagactcctctgtgacatccagcaggagataTAACCgtgctctgtaacatccagcaggaggagactcctctgtgacatccagcaggagataTAACCgtgctctgtaacatccagcaggagactcctctgtaacatccagcaggaggagactcctctgtaacatccagcaggaggaaactcctctgtgacatccagcaggagataTAACCgtgctctgtaacatccagcaggaggagactcctctgtaacatccaggaggagactcctctgtaacatccagcaggaggagactcctctgtaacatccagcaggagactcctctgtaacatccagcaggaggagactcttctgtaacatccagcaggaggagactcctctgtaacatccaggaggagactcctctgtaacatccagcaggaggagactcctctgtaacatccagcaggagactcctctgtaacatccagcaggaggagactcctctgtaacatccagcaggaggagactcctctgtaacatccagcaggaggagactcctctgtaacatccagcagcaggagactcctctgtaacatccagcaggaggagactcctctgtaacatccagcaggaggagactcctctgtaacatccagcaggaggagactcctctgtaacatccagcaggaggagactcctctgtaacatccagcaggagataTAACCgtgctctgtaacatccagcaggaggagactcctctgtaacatccaggaggagactcctctgtaacatccagcaggaggagactcctctgtaacatccagcaggagactcctctgtaacatccagcaggaggagactcctctgtaacatccagcaggagactcctctgtaacatccagcaggaggagactcttctgtaacatccagcaggaggagactcctctgtaacatccagcaggaggagactcttctgtaacatccagcaggaggagactcctctgtgacatccagcagcaggagactcctctgtaacatccagcagcaggagactcctctgtgacatccagcagcaggagactcctctgtaacatccagcaggaggagactcctctgtaacatccagcagcaggagactcctctgtgacatccagcaggaggagactcttctgtaacatccagcaggaggagactcctctgtaacatccagcagcaggagactcctctgtgacatccagcaggaggagactcctctgtaacatccagcaggaggagactcctctgtaacatccagcaggaggagactcctctgtaatatccagcaggaggagactcctctgtaacatccagcaggaggagactcctctgtaacatccagcaggaggagactcctctgtaacatccagcaggaggagactcctctgtaatatccagcagcaggagactcctctgtaatatccagcagcaggagactcctctgtaatatccagcaggaggagactcctctgtaacatccagcaggaggagactcctctgtaacatccagcaggaggagactcctctgtaacatccagcaggaggagactcctctgtaacatccagcaggaggagactcctctgtgacatccagcagcaggagactcctctgtaacatccagcaggagactcctctgtaacatccagcaggaggagactcctctgtaacatccagcaggaggagactcctctgtaacatccagcaggaggagactcctctgtaacatccagcaggaggagactcctctgtgacatccagcagcaggagactcctctgtaacatccagcaggagactcctctgtaacatccagcaggaggagactcctctgtaacatccagcaggaggagactcctctgtgacatccagcagcaggagactcctctgtaacatccagcaggagactcctctgtaacatccagcaggaggagactcctctgtaacatccagcaggaggagactcctctgtgacatccagcaggagataTAACCgtgctctgtaacatccagcaggaggagactcctctgtgacatccagcaggagataTAACCgtgctctgtaacatccagcaggagactcctctgtaacatccagcaggaggagactcctctgtaacatccagcaggaggaaactcctctgtgacatccagcaggagataTAACCgtgctctgtaacatccagcaggaggagactcctctgtaacatccaggaggagactcctctgtaacatccagcaggaggagactcctctgtaacatccagcaggagactcctctgtaacatccagcaggaggagactcctctgtaacatccagcaggaggagactcctctgtaacatccagcaggaggagactcctctgtaacatccagcaggaggagactcctctgtaacatccagcagcaggagactcctctgtaacatccagcaggaggagactcctctgtaacatccagcagcaggagactcctctgtaacatccagcaggaggagactcctctgtaacatccagcaggagactcctctgtaacatccagcaggagactcctctgtaacatccagcaggaggagactcttctgtaacatccagcaggaggagactcctctgtaacatccaggaggagactcctctgtaacatccagcaggaggagactcctctgtaacatccagcaggagactcctctgtaacatccagcaggaggagactcctctgtaacatccagcaggaggagactcctctgtaacatccagcaggaggagactcctctgtaacatccagcagcaggagactcctctgtaacatccagcaggaggagactcctctgtaacatccagcaggaggagactcctctgtaacatccagcaggaggagactcctctgtaacatccagcaggaggagactcctctgtaacatccagcaggagataTAACCgtgctctgtaacatccagcaggaggagactcctctgtaacatccaggaggagactcctctgtaacatccagcaggaggagactcctctgtaacatccagcaggagactcctctgtaacatccagcaggaggagactcctctgtaacatccagcaggagactcctctgtaacatccagcaggaggagactcttctgtaacatccagcaggaggagactcctctgtaacatccagcaggaggagactcttctgtaacatccagcaggaggagactcctctgtgacatccagcagcaggagactcctctgtaacatccagcagcaggagactcctctgtgacatccagcagcaggagactcctctgtaacatccagcaggaggagactcctctgtaacatccagcagcaggagactcctctgtgacatccagcaggaggagactcttctgtaacatccagcaggaggagactcctctgtaacatccagcagcaggagactcctctgtgacatccagcaggaggagactcctctgtaacatccagcaggaggagactcctctgtaacatccagcaggaggagactcctctgtaatatccagcaggaggagactcctctgtaacatccagcaggaggagactcctctgtaacatccagcaggaggagactcctctgtaatatccagcagcaggagactcctctgtaatatccagcagcaggagactcctctgtaatatccagcaggaggagactcctctgtaacatccagcaggaggagactcctctgtaacatccagcaggaggagactcctctgtaacatccagcaggaggagactcctctgtaacatccagcaggaggagactcctctgtgacatccagcagcaggagactcctctgtaacatccagcaggagactcctctgtaacatccagcaggaggagactcctctgtaacatccagcaggaggagactcctctgtaacatccagcaggaggagactcctctgtaacatccagcaggaggagactcctctgtgacatccagcagcaggagactcctctgtaacatccagcaggagactcctctgtaacatccagcaggaggagactcctctgtaacatccagcaggaggagactcctctgtgacatccagcagcaggagactcctctgtaacatccagcaggagactcctctgtaacatccagcaggaggagactcctctgtaacatccagcaggaggagactcctctgtgacatccagcaggagataTAACCgtgctctgtaacatccagcaggaggagactcctctgtgacatccagcaggagataTAACCgtgctctgtaacatccagcaggagactcctctgtaacatccagcaggaggagactcctctgtaacatccagcaggaggaaactcctctgtgacatccagcaggagataTAACCgtgctctgtaacatccagcaggaggagactcctctgtaacatccaggaggagactcctctgtaacatccagcaggaggagactcctctgtaacatccagcaggagactcctctgtaacatccagcaggaggagactcctctgtaacatccagcaggaggagactcctctgtaacatccagcaggaggagactcctctgtaacatccagcaggagg
Encoded here:
- the LOC115005902 gene encoding myelin-oligodendrocyte glycoprotein-like, with the translated sequence MRHFGVVEFVLPLVLWTFRIPFCVTARTEDEAPRVIGAPRPIIAAVGDDVILPCHLQPTFNVQRLTVEWSLPDLKPDPSDRLRGVKYVHIYRKREEDRTMKIQSYSGRTSLFTQELTNGNISLEIKNVTLADGGRYRCFIPKLRSRVRQATVRLVVVPTSVETWTTETPLLPRTLEHPDPKKEPDAEGGLDLNIWIPALVISLLVLVGGVGCLLKHKSQDLLKYNLAPRGAAQR